The Malus domestica chromosome 17, GDT2T_hap1 genome contains the following window.
AAAGAGTGATAAGGACTCAAACATCCACGTAGGATTTCCACCTGTTAGGTGCATTTTCGTAATTTTTCAAGATTTGGgaataaaatatattaattttggtaCGGGATGTCAAATGGTAGATAGAGTTACCATAGATACATGACATGAGTCTTGAATCTCTTCAAAACTATATTTGTTTGGGTATACCAAATGATTGGTTTCATATGAAAGTAGGAACCAGATGTGGgttcttcaaatgttctcacatgttgTCGAGATGGTAGCTAACGACGGTAGTGAATCATTCTGGCAGTAGATGGTCGTTCTCAGCATTATCATCATCGtttataaattttgtttttgttttttcaacagTTTTTATCACAGATGTTCTAAAATTGATAACATATTGTTGGACTCATAGGCCCTACATGTGTGTCTAGTCAGTACATCAGCATAACATTTGACGAAATCTATGAATGTCAATTTTTGAGACGGCATTGActaattttgaaattaaaagaTCAAATGAAGACTTTGGACAATTTCAGAAATCAttagttaaaaataaaattaaaaaaaaaataaaaatatttcaaaGTTATCGGCTTGCCAGAATTaaggaattttttatttttgtcaaaagcCACAATTAAGGATTAACAAATCACACATGTCTCTTTGTCATTTATGTTAGGTAAAAGATACATACCTGCTGTTGTACTTTAAAACTCAACACAAGGCGTCAAATTACACTTACCAAATCAAAACTTGTCATTTATGTTAGGGAGTTGTTTTGCCTCTCCCAAAAAATCATTATGCGGCTCTCTGTAgtgttatgtttttcataaacttCTTTATGAAAGGAGTGCAGTTTGATTATTTTGGAGTGACAATAACACTgtaaaaacttgtttggaaGTGATTTTAAGATGACTGAAAGTGTTtctgatgaaaatatttttgaaaccaatccttagtaaaatcCTAAGTGGATACTGGAAAGGTACTTGAAGTGATTTTTGCAAAAAACACATACTAGTGCTTCTTCCATAAAGCACTTCAAGTttttttgaaactcaaaatcaatttcatcataaacgcatttagtcattttaaaagcaattcAAACGAGCTAAATTTAAGTAAGTTTGGATACATTTAATGTAAGTTTAGATGACAGATCTTAACGTAAACTAAACAGAAGAGAAATATACTTTGAATCATCTTGCCAAAACCAAAATGGAGGGAGAAGAgaataaaatgttttttttttattcttgacttattttattttcacgACTTGACGGATATGAATCTCATAAATCGGATTAGGGAAGAAAGAATTGAGAATTGGATTAAATAACTctcctaatcacattcacatGCATAGTTATTAAATTCGTGTATAATATACGTACATAGTTAGTAAATTCAGGTATAATACACGTGCAAAAACAACAACGGTCATCAAAGgggaggaggattctctcctccttttttcccatacactttcatcctcttcctgtttgtgtggtcacggttaagccatgtcaacattttacattgatttttttaagacaaaaacacgtggtttaaccgtaacAAAAacacgtggtttaaccgtgactacACAAACAGGGAAAGAATGGAAGTGTATGGGAAAAAAAGGaggagagaatcctcctcccATCAAAGGGCCCCTGTGATTAGAAAAAACTCGGAAAAATCTCAAAAGGGTAAGTGGAAAAAAGGACAAAGAACAAGAAGCGATTGCTGCGtggaaataaaaaatgaagatgtGAAAATTGTGACCCAACAGCACTACTACGTATGAGAAATTATGCAACCCAACATCATTTCTATCCATAAATGATGCGACCCATCAacgaaaattgaaggaaaaattttagaGATGAAGGAAgaatataaaacaaacaaagtGGTCAGCGGGCAGTAAGAGGATGAGAGAGTCAGACATTCAAAGAGGTTCATGAATTTGAAATTTCCAGGTGTGAGATAGGAttctatttggttttggttatATACATTTTTCACTCTTAAATTTTACAAAATCCACAATTTAATGGAATCCTACAAAATCTTTAGCTTTTCGATACACCTACATTTTTATGGACTTTAAAAATGATTATTGAAATCTCGACTGACTACACCTAGATGTTCATTGATTctaaaaagggaactttaacgaaaatcatCCGGTATTGTTtagtttaacaaaaaaccacatttttacattaaaaagtcaatactggtactatttattttaccttttattttgtctttatagttaaaactcaaagttttaaagtcattttcattagttttcactTTTAAAAATCCTTTAGTTGACTACACTAGAATTGTAAAGTCTATTAAAATTCTCTCAAATTCGAGTTTGACTACACCTCCTTAAATAGTTTaaaagaattaattattttgtataatTCATGTGGCACTGCTTTATTAGATTTATAGTCCCATGTATATGCCAGATCAGCAAACAAACAGAGTTATAATGGAAACATAACAGAAGGATCACATTGGTGGTGGAAATTCAAACGTAAGGACTACATTTATTGATTTTCATTGCTATGGACAAAATTAAAGACTTGTACTAATCTGAGGGACCATTTCGATTAAAAAGGCATCTGAAATATTCATCAAGTAAAGCCTCATCCAAATGTGTGCTCCAACATTTTAATCACGAGATTTCAACACTTTCAATTAGGGCATTCAAATCAGAATATGATGATCCTCCTTTCTCAGTAGCCCTCTTTGCCTGCTCTGCAAGTTCTCAAGCTCTACTTCTCATTTCCTCTGCTTCCAAACCCACCATAATCTTCCTTACAGCTTTATCAACAGCTTTCTCCTTTCTCAATAGGTATACTCTTTCTGAATTGGAATCCTTGATTTTTATATGGTAGTTGCTTCAATGTGGTTGAATTGAAGGCAAAACCTTGGCAGATAGTTGTGACTTGTGAGCAGCAAAAATATACAAAGCACAACAACATCATTCCCACATCGTCATTTCCGTACTCACAATTCATACCTTACTTGAACCGTGACCGTGCGAACAGAGCGTCACTTACAGCCCTGTGATGCTTGGAGTGGTCACACGGTTGTCCTACAGACCCCGCCTTCCcaactctttctttttttgtgtgtaaaatttcatattcttcttcaattctttcTGCACTCGCTGCCTTTTGGTTAAAATACACATACTGTCCGATCACAGGCATTCCGATCGCCGTGTAGAAAAAACTTCCAGTATATTTCTTTGATTTCTACATAAGATTATaaagaataaaatacaaaattgcGAACAAATGGAACATATAAAACTAGAATTACATGATGCACAACAAACATTGCATgataaaaacacaaataaattaCGTCTCAATCTTTAGAGGGCGGATGTAATCTGTCTTGCTTGGGACGGATTGAAAGAGTGCTTTCGAGCATAAACGAGAGATCATGCATCTGTGACATTATTCTCTCCACATCGTCAGATTTTGACCCTGCTCTTACACTGGAAACATCTCCGCCCTGCGCCAGACCTTCAGATTTTTTTCCATCGTTAGTGCACGCATCAGCCAACCTAAACACGCAACAGAAAAAGGAGTTAACATAGGTTCTTTAAAGAATGAGCACAAGCATTTTCCATGAAGCTTCACGTATTAGATTACTGGAAACGGCAAATATGGCATTCCACGGTGATTCGAAACAGGATTCTGCAGCTATAATAGCACCAATAAAAGTTGGCTTATACACGCACCTGTCTAATACAGAAGGCTCTGGCTGCACTCTATCCACTACAGTTGAACTGTTGGAATTGTTAAATGCTCCTGCTGAGGAATCTGGTTGCAAAAAGCTACCAGAATCCAAGTCACTGGAGTTGCTAGTGCCGAACAAATTTATTTCTGAAGTGTGGTCAACAGATGTTATCTGATTAATACTTTGTTTTACAGAATTATCTGCAAGATTTGATGCATTATCCGAGCTAGCAAAATCATTCCAAGCGTCGAATGAATCATCATCCGCATCAGTAGTCTTATTATCAAGAGGCTTAATGCTAGTGGTCTGCAATTGGTTGTCCTGAACCCAATCGACACCACTTTGTTTTACAGAACTATCCACAACATTTGGTGCATTACTCGAGCTTGCGAAATCATTCCAAGCATCAAGTGAATCATGATTCTCCACAACAGTATTACTATCAAGATCCTTGTTGCTAGTGATCTGCAATTGGTTGTCTTGAACCCAATCGACACCATCAGGAAAAGagttattcacattttcagctaTTCCACCCTTCATCTCAGCAAAGATTTCCAACCGTTCAGGCCCTCCAGACAACCCAGAGTTGGAAACGCCCAACAGATCATTTTGAAACCAGTCGGAGGACATGGATGCAGACCCAGTCACACTAtggtttgatttttcatttGTTGAGTCCACTACAGATCCAAATACTGTGCCTATGTGGGCAGAATGGGCAGAAAGATCCACCGTGGAACCCACAAAGGGGTCAAGGGATTTTGATTCTTGGGGAAAGCTTTCAGAAGCTTGAGGGAGGTTTTCAGAAGCTCGAGGAAGTATTTCAGAAGCTTGAGGAAGGTTTTCAGAAGCTAGAGGAAGGATTTCAGAAGCTTGAGGAAGGTTTCCAGAAGCTTGTGATTCAGAAGCAGCAAACTGAAAACTTGCCGCCCAACTAGAATCACCACTCTCTCCTTCAGTAGTCTGCACAACTGTCTCAAAAGGCTTTACATTCTCAAACAACCTAAGAGTTTCATGACCTTGGAAACTCTCTTTACCGACAATCTGTGTGCTAGACCCGAACAACTCTTCGGAATTACTCGAAGCACCATCTTTCTTTCCTTCAAAGAAAAAGTTGTCGGGATTGACTCCAGCCAAATCTGGAAATTTGAGGAGATTGGGGATCTCATTTGGGAGATCAGTCTCAGTTTTCTCTGGCTTAGAGGTCCATTTTATTTCAAGATTTAAGAGATCAGACAGACTTAACTCATCCTTCCGCGCAGTCTGTGCTCTGTTTAATTCATTTGTTCCAACAGGTAAATCCACTACCTCCTGCAAACCAAAGTCTCAAACTTTACCAAGTATTCAAGAAGCCCcacaaaattaatttcaaagTCTCTACATTGACGAGGGGACAATAAACCTCATTTCTAGCAAACAAACGATAGGCAGACAAAACTATAATTTCCCACTTAGATGATATGGTTGCTGAATAAATGGACTACAAATCGGTAGCACCTACGAATTTCGAGTGTGATCGCCTAATATCGAGTACTAAGTAGATGGTGATACACATCATATACTATGTACTATTTCAAAATCACCTTCAACCATTTTAATTTTCCATGCACTATAGATTAACATAAATAGCTTCGAATCAGATAAAGAATTTTCGACATCATTACGCTGTTGGGCGGCTAGAATAAGCTGGTAAAACAAATTTAGcaaactaaaacaatcaaagctTCAATCTTTTTCATCATCCACAAGCAAGAAAGCATATAATTTGTTAAAGTGGTGATTTTTCTTGAATAAACGCATTGAGAATTCAAACTCCGTTTCTTTCAAGTTTTCCCATCAACCAAACACAACAAAAGGAATCCCCATTTTATTTCCCCATCTTAATCTCAATTTTCTCATCAACCAAACAAAAGATAGAAAATCAAGTCGCATACCGATCCACTTAAGCTCAGGTACTGGAGCAGCCAACGGTACCCAAAAGTATCCCGGAAATTGATGGGGTCGGGAGGGAGGTCCTTGCAGTGTTCTCTGCCGCAGAAGACACAGGTCAGCGTCTGAACGCCCCTCAGCAGCCGCCCTTTGCAATGCCTGCACCTCAGGTACGGCGGGGATGGATCCAACTCCGCTAGTGTTTCTTCGACAAAAGGTAGATTCGGCAGCGGCGTGTCGTCCGGGTCGTACGACGACAGCTCCGCTTCTTTCCGAAGCGAGATCTGCACCTGCTTTATCACATCCATCGGGATTTCCATCGCCATTATCAGAGTTGGTGGCCGTCGATGCCAGTGTTGGAATCGGGCGGTTGAGTGATGAGGGGCACAGAGTCACTCAATCGCCATGTTTCCCACCAGTTTCTGTGCGACTCTCACTGCTCGGAATACGTGGTAAATCCTTAAAAAAcaatcttaatttaatttaatttaatttaataatctTCTTGTTTTTCGTGATAAATTCAAACTTAATATCACCGTATTGTATCATTAGAGAACTCTCTTTTACAAatcgatatttttactttaaactAAAAAGGAAATATTTAAACCCGACAAAAACTTAGATACATTCATCACTTGCTGAAAACTGTTAATCATACATCATGATGTACACAAATATCAAACACACTAGTTTCAAAAATTGGctaaaataatgaatttacaaatttcaaaatttattcaaaaccGACGTAATTTCGATTGATTACATTTTGGGCTCCGTAAGTGGATAAATTTGCACATGCATTTTAAAGTAGACAACAATGCTTATTGGGTTTGCATACACTATTGAAGACGCTCTTAGACTACTCTCAAAttgtttaaaataatttttctcaagtGTGCATGCATAAGATTTTGCGAGACTCAACAATCGCATTGTCTACAAGAGTTTTTTACTCAAAATTTACTAGCAAATCATGAAAAAATTCTACAAAATCcacataaaattttaatttcatttaaCTTTTACCGCAACATAAGCTTATGAGAATTCATACTAAACATTACAAATATTGCTTAACCCAAACACAACTTAACACAAATAAAACGGGAAAACGATTTACTTTAAAAGATGAATAAATAAATCTGAAAATTAAAACAGCTtctctttttttgtttggaagAAAGTTTAACCGGGGTGGATGctactgtgaacacggaaaattcctgaaacgaaagagacaagaacaacgtgcacaaacaaatatttggtgtttgatgattttgggttacaatctctctctattttgatcctctgattcaatctccgtaaggtgttgattcgtggatgtttcgttgatccaaggggcgtcgaggcttgatcttggatgaacagttggaagtttcttcaaatggtcgtgggcttgatctttgaaggtggatttgagcggatcttcaagggcttttgggcttgatcttgaagaacagtgatgaacggatcttcaagggcttttgggcttgatcttgaaggacggttggatgtgtggatttatcgacgtttgttgatccaaagggccgttggggcttgatcttggaagaacgatgaacgaagaacactttcttcaagggccgtcggggcttgatcttgaaggtggatgattgttgattcaaagggccgttggggcttgatcttggatgaacggatgatgaacgatggtgctttcttcaagggccgtcggggcttgatcttgaaagagcgatggacgaagaacgaagaacgaagagagctttcttggttcttcgggaacctggatgcttgagagcttcggagtttcagagcttcagagcttcaaggtgtaatatgaattttgtcttttttttttttttgaatgaaatgggcttgtatttatagaatttccaatgcctaattttgaatataatatcccagatgaaataagtcgtttctgccaggtgttgacacgtgtcctatttgatgacttttccaactcatttcaattttcgttgagtcacacgctacgtgcaaaatttatgtaatacatgagcgttgacactttgatttatcggtcaacatttatttacgaaatttcgatgtctacaaatgcccccacttcaaggcacgtcgtatacatgtgcttgtcacgtgtaggagatgcgttttgaagtcccttactgtagatgtcgatccaagggccgtcgaggcttgatcttgaattgggctggagatttcttcaagggccgtatgcttgatcttgaattgggcttgagatttcttcaagggccgttgaggcttgatcttgaattgggcttgagatttcttcaagggccgttgaggcttgatcttgaattgttgtttgaaatttcttcaagggccgtcgaggcttgatcttgaaggttgaaattggactaCAAGgaacttcatgtggtagatgatctttggctttggtagtgggtgaatcggcacatattttgttgcgcttgttgactttccacaactttgatcttgaactgggttggaggattttctggattcctccaattgttgattttccacagcttattcttgaactaggtttggattcaagggtggtagacacttgatcttgaatcagacttgtgatttcttccagggccgtcgaggcttgatttcgaATTTGGCtgaaagcttcttcaagggccgttgagg
Protein-coding sequences here:
- the LOC108171509 gene encoding uncharacterized protein — encoded protein: MAMEIPMDVIKQVQISLRKEAELSSYDPDDTPLPNLPFVEETLAELDPSPPYLRCRHCKGRLLRGVQTLTCVFCGREHCKDLPPDPINFRDTFGYRWLLQYLSLSGSEVVDLPVGTNELNRAQTARKDELSLSDLLNLEIKWTSKPEKTETDLPNEIPNLLKFPDLAGVNPDNFFFEGKKDGASSNSEELFGSSTQIVGKESFQGHETLRLFENVKPFETVVQTTEGESGDSSWAASFQFAASESQASGNLPQASEILPLASENLPQASEILPRASENLPQASESFPQESKSLDPFVGSTVDLSAHSAHIGTVFGSVVDSTNEKSNHSVTGSASMSSDWFQNDLLGVSNSGLSGGPERLEIFAEMKGGIAENVNNSFPDGVDWVQDNQLQITSNKDLDSNTVVENHDSLDAWNDFASSSNAPNVVDSSVKQSGVDWVQDNQLQTTSIKPLDNKTTDADDDSFDAWNDFASSDNASNLADNSVKQSINQITSVDHTSEINLFGTSNSSDLDSGSFLQPDSSAGAFNNSNSSTVVDRVQPEPSVLDRLADACTNDGKKSEGLAQGGDVSSVRAGSKSDDVERIMSQMHDLSFMLESTLSIRPKQDRLHPPSKD